One genomic window of Indioceanicola profundi includes the following:
- a CDS encoding undecaprenyl-diphosphate phosphatase produces MDAASQYLNAVILGVLEGLTEFIPVSSTGHLILLANLLGFEGQAEDVFKVVIQLGAVLAVLIVYFGKLWKVLVGLPFDNGARRFAAAVILAFLPAAALGATLHGFIKGVLFNPVIVCVALVVGGILILIAERAVPQPRHYYVEEFPVGLSLRIGLFQCLALIPGVSRSGASIIGALMMGVDRRAAAEFSFFVAIPTMLGAATYDIYKNRDVLTFDGVGMIAVGFAVAFLSALLVVKSLVAFVGKYGFTPFAWYRIALGTLGLAFFLL; encoded by the coding sequence ATGGATGCAGCAAGCCAGTACCTCAACGCCGTCATCCTGGGCGTTCTGGAGGGGCTGACGGAATTCATCCCCGTCTCCTCCACCGGACACCTGATCCTGCTGGCGAACCTGCTGGGGTTCGAGGGGCAGGCAGAGGATGTGTTCAAGGTGGTGATCCAGCTCGGCGCCGTGCTGGCCGTGCTGATCGTCTATTTCGGCAAGCTCTGGAAGGTGCTGGTGGGCCTGCCCTTCGACAATGGCGCCCGCCGCTTCGCCGCCGCCGTGATCCTGGCCTTCCTGCCGGCCGCCGCGCTGGGGGCCACGCTGCACGGCTTCATCAAGGGGGTGCTGTTCAACCCGGTCATCGTCTGCGTGGCGCTGGTGGTCGGCGGCATCCTGATCCTGATCGCCGAACGGGCCGTCCCCCAACCCCGCCATTATTATGTGGAGGAGTTCCCGGTCGGGCTGAGCCTGCGCATCGGGCTGTTCCAGTGTCTGGCGCTGATCCCCGGCGTGTCGCGTTCGGGCGCCAGCATCATCGGGGCGCTGATGATGGGCGTCGACCGGCGCGCCGCCGCGGAGTTCAGCTTCTTCGTCGCCATCCCCACCATGCTGGGGGCCGCCACCTACGATATCTACAAGAACCGCGACGTGTTGACCTTCGACGGGGTCGGGATGATCGCCGTCGGCTTCGCCGTTGCGTTCCTTTCGGCGCTGCTGGTGGTGAAGAGCCTCGTCGCCTTCGTCGGCAAGTACGGCTTCACCCCTTTCGCCTGGTACCGCATCGCCCTCGGCACGCTGGGTCTGGCGTTCTTCCTGCTCTGA
- a CDS encoding GNAT family N-acetyltransferase has translation MDADITIAPVTAADEAEWRRLWAGYCAFYQVDLPEAVTAGTWTRILDPESPVHGLIARGPDGRGVGLCNYVLHENTWSLAPVCYLEDLFTDSVFRGKGIGRAMIQRLQALARAQGWRHVYWHTNEDNKTARALYDKVAGGRDPFVRYVLK, from the coding sequence ATGGACGCCGATATCACCATCGCCCCCGTAACGGCTGCCGACGAAGCCGAATGGCGGCGGCTCTGGGCCGGCTATTGCGCTTTCTACCAAGTGGACCTGCCGGAGGCTGTGACCGCCGGCACCTGGACCCGCATCCTGGACCCGGAATCGCCGGTGCACGGGCTGATCGCGCGGGGGCCGGACGGAAGGGGCGTCGGGCTGTGCAACTATGTCCTCCATGAGAACACGTGGAGCTTGGCTCCGGTCTGCTATCTGGAGGATCTGTTCACCGATTCCGTCTTCCGCGGCAAGGGCATCGGTCGGGCCATGATCCAGCGGCTCCAGGCCCTGGCGCGCGCCCAGGGCTGGCGGCACGTCTACTGGCACACGAACGAGGACAACAAGACCGCCCGCGCCCTGTATGACAAGGTTGCCGGGGGGCGCGATCCCTTCGTCCGCTATGTGCTGAAATAG
- the fzlA gene encoding FtsZ-binding protein FzlA: MRTLHHHPLSPFSRKVRVALAEKRLEFTAEMVKPWERQEEFLMLNPAGEVPVLVEEDGLVVAHHLAICEYLEDAYPDSSLLGRDVAVRAEVRRLSAWFDVKFGAEVTDNLVGEKLYKRLSGQGQPYPQAIRAGHANIHYHLDYIAWLSERRTWLAGDDFSLADIAAAAQLSTIDYMGDVPWDEHPEAKSWYARVKSRPAFRSLLADNVPGVVPPKHYADLDF; this comes from the coding sequence ATGCGCACACTTCACCATCATCCCCTGTCGCCCTTCTCCCGCAAAGTCCGCGTGGCCCTGGCCGAAAAGCGCCTGGAGTTCACGGCGGAGATGGTGAAACCGTGGGAGCGGCAGGAGGAGTTCCTGATGCTGAATCCCGCCGGCGAGGTGCCGGTGCTGGTGGAGGAGGACGGGCTGGTGGTGGCCCATCACCTCGCCATCTGCGAATATCTGGAGGACGCCTATCCGGACAGCAGTCTGCTGGGCCGGGACGTGGCCGTGCGGGCGGAGGTGCGGCGTCTTTCCGCTTGGTTCGACGTCAAGTTCGGGGCCGAGGTGACGGACAATCTGGTGGGCGAGAAGCTGTACAAGCGCCTGTCCGGCCAGGGGCAGCCCTACCCCCAGGCCATCCGCGCCGGCCATGCCAACATCCATTACCACCTGGATTATATCGCCTGGCTGTCGGAACGGCGGACTTGGCTGGCGGGGGATGATTTCTCCCTGGCCGACATCGCGGCGGCGGCTCAGCTCTCCACCATCGATTATATGGGCGACGTGCCCTGGGACGAGCATCCGGAGGCGAAGAGCTGGTACGCGCGGGTGAAGAGCCGCCCGGCCTTCCGCTCGCTGCTGGCCGACAATGTGCCCGGCGTGGTTCCGCCGAAGCACTATGCCGACCTGGATTTCTGA
- the phoB gene encoding phosphate regulon transcriptional regulator PhoB: MNSALKPLILIVEDEVDLVTLLKYNLEKEGFRVAAANDGEEALLLANEQTPHLVLLDWMLPLMSGLEVCRQLRRNPKTREIPVIMLTARGEEADKVRGLNSGADDYISKPFSPTELVARIRAVLRRSSPALSEELLRFADVVMDLAAHRVRRDGRDVHLGPTEFRLLRHFMQHPGRVFSREQLLDIVWGHDVYVEPRTVDVHIRRLRKALNEDEFPDLIRTVRSAGYALDANAD, encoded by the coding sequence ATGAACTCCGCCCTCAAGCCGCTGATTCTGATCGTGGAGGACGAGGTCGATCTCGTCACCCTGCTGAAGTACAATCTTGAAAAGGAAGGTTTCCGCGTCGCCGCGGCCAATGACGGCGAAGAGGCGCTGCTGCTGGCCAACGAGCAGACGCCGCACTTGGTCCTGCTGGACTGGATGCTGCCCTTGATGAGCGGTCTGGAGGTCTGCCGCCAGCTCCGCCGCAATCCGAAGACCCGCGAAATTCCCGTCATCATGCTGACCGCGCGGGGGGAAGAGGCGGACAAGGTCCGCGGCCTCAACAGCGGGGCGGACGACTATATCTCCAAGCCTTTCAGCCCGACGGAGCTGGTGGCCCGCATCCGCGCCGTGCTGCGCCGCTCCAGCCCAGCCTTGTCGGAGGAGCTGCTGCGTTTCGCCGACGTGGTCATGGATCTGGCGGCCCACAGGGTGCGCCGCGACGGCCGCGACGTGCATCTGGGACCGACCGAGTTCCGCCTGCTGCGCCATTTCATGCAGCATCCTGGCCGTGTGTTCTCCCGCGAGCAGTTGCTGGACATCGTCTGGGGGCACGACGTGTATGTGGAGCCCCGGACGGTGGACGTGCATATCCGCCGCCTGCGCAAGGCGCTGAACGAGGACGAGTTCCCGGATCTGATCCGTACGGTGCGGTCGGCCGGCTACGCGCTGGACGCCAACGCGGACTGA
- the phoU gene encoding phosphate signaling complex protein PhoU, with amino-acid sequence MPTQHTVKAFEQELQRLSNLITQMGGVAEAQIEAAVQAVARRDVDLAGRVMQGDTRLDDYERQIEQEAVRMLALRQPMGIDLREILGSLKISADLERTGDYAANIAKRSIALAQLPAVRPISAIPRMGRLVQEMLKDVLDAYIDRDVEKAISAWHRDEELDDLYTSLFREVLTYMMEDPRSITPCTHLLFIAKNLERAGDHATNIAETIHFLVKGYPLTADRPKGDESSFAVVEPNEPIAD; translated from the coding sequence ATGCCCACGCAACATACCGTCAAGGCCTTCGAGCAGGAACTCCAGCGCCTGTCCAATCTCATCACCCAGATGGGCGGCGTGGCGGAAGCGCAGATCGAGGCCGCGGTCCAGGCCGTGGCGCGCCGCGACGTCGATCTCGCCGGGCGCGTCATGCAGGGCGATACCCGGCTGGATGATTACGAGCGCCAGATCGAGCAGGAAGCTGTGCGGATGCTGGCCCTTCGGCAGCCCATGGGAATCGACCTGCGCGAGATCCTTGGCTCCCTGAAGATCTCCGCCGATCTGGAGCGGACCGGCGATTACGCCGCCAACATCGCCAAGCGCTCCATCGCGCTGGCCCAGCTTCCGGCGGTGCGCCCGATCTCCGCCATTCCGCGCATGGGGCGGCTGGTGCAGGAGATGCTGAAGGACGTGCTGGACGCCTACATCGACCGCGATGTGGAAAAGGCCATTTCGGCTTGGCACCGGGACGAGGAGCTGGACGACCTCTATACCAGCCTGTTCCGCGAAGTCCTGACCTACATGATGGAGGACCCGCGCAGCATCACCCCCTGCACCCACCTGCTCTTCATCGCCAAGAACCTGGAGCGGGCGGGCGACCACGCCACCAACATCGCCGAAACCATCCACTTCCTGGTCAAGGGCTATCCCCTGACTGCGGACCGGCCCAAGGGCGACGAATCCAGCTTTGCCGTGGTGGAGCCGAACGAGCCTATCGCCGACTGA
- the pstB gene encoding phosphate ABC transporter ATP-binding protein PstB — MDTNIMNASAADTAPYTVKMRAEDVKVYYGEKRALHGINVDIRQNEVLALIGPSGCGKSTFLRTLNRMNDTIDICRVTGTITLDDEDIYAPKLDVVQLRARVGMVFQKPNPFPKSIFENIIYGPKLHGLATRRDELDAIVEASLKRAGLWNEVKDRLHEPGTGLSGGQQQRLCIARAIAVSPEVILMDEPCSALDPIATAHIEELIDELREAFTIVIVTHNMQQAARVSQRTAFFHLGDLVEVGNTEEIFTNPRDERTQGYITGRYG; from the coding sequence ATGGACACGAACATCATGAATGCATCCGCCGCCGACACTGCGCCCTATACCGTCAAGATGCGCGCCGAGGACGTGAAGGTCTATTACGGCGAGAAGCGGGCGCTGCACGGGATCAATGTGGACATCCGCCAGAACGAAGTGCTGGCCCTGATCGGGCCGTCGGGCTGCGGCAAATCCACCTTCCTGCGCACCCTGAACCGGATGAACGACACCATCGACATCTGCCGGGTGACGGGCACCATCACGCTGGACGACGAGGACATCTACGCCCCCAAGCTGGACGTGGTGCAGCTCCGGGCACGGGTCGGCATGGTCTTCCAGAAGCCCAATCCGTTCCCGAAGTCGATCTTCGAGAACATCATCTACGGTCCCAAGCTGCACGGTCTGGCCACCCGCCGGGACGAGCTGGACGCCATCGTTGAGGCCTCGCTGAAGCGGGCCGGCCTCTGGAACGAGGTGAAGGACCGGCTGCACGAGCCCGGCACCGGCCTGTCCGGCGGCCAGCAGCAGCGCCTCTGCATCGCCCGCGCCATCGCGGTCAGCCCGGAAGTGATCCTGATGGACGAGCCTTGCTCGGCCCTCGACCCGATCGCCACCGCCCATATCGAGGAGCTGATCGACGAGCTGCGGGAGGCCTTCACCATCGTGATCGTCACCCACAACATGCAGCAGGCCGCCCGCGTCTCCCAGCGCACCGCCTTCTTCCATCTCGGCGACCTGGTCGAGGTGGGGAATACGGAGGAGATCTTCACGAACCCGCGGGATGAGCGCACCCAGGGCTACATCACCGGCCGCTACGGCTGA
- the pstA gene encoding phosphate ABC transporter permease PstA: MTDMASPIAANLSFHTSEAAEKRLRRRYAAEQRFKIYGIVAVAIACLMLVVLLGTILREGVTAFWQTSIRLEVTLDREVIDPQGTGNPADFDRGAFQDMVQDALYARFPDVEGRRERRQLRELISPVAGVSLAARVLAEPSLVGQTVEFWVPASDPINQLNKGKIDRDAPEANRPVSDQQVAWFDTLAESGDSRTGFNSTFFSFSDSNYPELAGIWGAAVGSFYLLLVTLLLAFPIGVATAVYLEEFARKNRFTDFIEVNINNLAAVPSIVFGLLGLAVFLQFFSLPRSSPLVGGMVIALMSLPTIIIAARAALKAVPPSIREAALGMGASRLQTVTHHVLPLAMPGILTGTIIAMAQALGETAPLLMIGMNAFITEAPTGLLDSSAALPVQIFMWADRPERGFVELTSAAILMLLIFLVLMNSIAIFLRKKFERRW; encoded by the coding sequence ATGACTGACATGGCCTCACCCATCGCGGCGAACCTGTCCTTCCACACCTCCGAAGCCGCGGAGAAGCGGCTGCGCCGGCGCTATGCGGCGGAGCAGCGGTTCAAGATCTACGGCATCGTGGCCGTGGCCATCGCCTGCCTGATGCTGGTGGTGCTTCTCGGCACCATCCTGCGGGAGGGCGTGACCGCCTTCTGGCAGACCTCCATCCGGCTGGAGGTGACGCTGGACCGGGAGGTGATCGATCCCCAGGGAACCGGCAACCCGGCCGACTTCGACCGCGGCGCCTTCCAGGATATGGTGCAGGACGCGCTCTATGCCCGTTTCCCGGATGTCGAGGGGCGGCGGGAGCGGCGGCAGCTTCGTGAGCTGATCAGCCCGGTGGCCGGCGTCTCCCTGGCCGCGCGCGTGCTGGCCGAACCGTCGCTGGTGGGCCAGACGGTGGAGTTCTGGGTGCCGGCCTCCGACCCGATCAACCAGCTCAACAAGGGCAAGATCGACCGGGACGCGCCGGAGGCGAACCGCCCCGTCAGCGATCAGCAGGTCGCCTGGTTCGATACGCTGGCGGAGAGCGGCGACAGCCGCACCGGCTTCAACAGCACCTTCTTCTCCTTCTCCGACAGCAACTATCCCGAGCTGGCGGGCATCTGGGGGGCTGCGGTCGGTTCCTTCTACCTGCTGCTGGTGACGCTGCTGCTGGCCTTCCCCATCGGGGTGGCCACGGCGGTCTATCTGGAGGAGTTCGCGCGGAAAAACCGGTTCACCGACTTCATCGAGGTGAACATCAACAATCTCGCGGCCGTGCCCTCCATCGTCTTCGGTCTGCTGGGTCTGGCCGTGTTCCTCCAGTTCTTCAGCCTGCCGCGCTCCTCACCGCTGGTGGGCGGCATGGTGATCGCGCTGATGAGCCTGCCCACCATCATCATCGCCGCCCGCGCGGCGCTGAAGGCGGTGCCCCCCTCCATCCGGGAGGCGGCGCTGGGCATGGGGGCGTCCAGGCTTCAGACGGTGACGCACCATGTGCTGCCGCTGGCCATGCCGGGCATCCTGACCGGCACCATCATCGCCATGGCGCAGGCCCTGGGCGAGACGGCGCCGCTGCTGATGATCGGCATGAACGCCTTCATCACCGAAGCGCCGACCGGCCTGCTGGACAGCTCCGCCGCTCTGCCGGTTCAGATCTTCATGTGGGCCGACCGGCCGGAGCGCGGCTTCGTCGAGCTGACCTCGGCGGCGATCCTGATGCTGCTGATCTTCCTGGTGCTGATGAACAGCATCGCCATCTTCCTGCGCAAGAAATTCGAACGCCGGTGGTGA